A window of the Streptococcus sp. 116-D4 genome harbors these coding sequences:
- a CDS encoding rhodanese-like domain-containing protein has protein sequence MKEIAFDAFYQLYQNDQLSLVDVREVDEFEALHLEGAQNLPLSQLADTYDQLDKDQLHYVICKSGMRSARACQFLSEQGYEVINVQGGMMAFEEL, from the coding sequence ATGAAAGAAATAGCCTTTGACGCATTTTACCAGCTTTACCAAAACGACCAACTTTCTCTAGTGGACGTGAGAGAAGTGGATGAGTTTGAAGCTCTTCATTTAGAAGGTGCTCAGAATCTTCCTCTGAGTCAATTAGCTGACACTTATGATCAATTGGACAAGGATCAGTTACATTATGTTATTTGTAAATCTGGAATGAGATCGGCGCGCGCTTGCCAATTCTTATCAGAACAAGGTTATGAGGTTATCAATGTCCAAGGTGGCATGATGGCCTTTGAAGAACTTTAA
- a CDS encoding M42 family metallopeptidase codes for MNQTVEYIKELTAIASPTGFTREISDYLVKTLEAFGYQPVRTAKGGVNVTIKGQNDEEHRYVTAHVDTLGAIVRAVKPDGRLKLDRIGGFPWNMIEGENCTVHVASTGETVSGTILIHQTSCHVYKDAGTAERTQDNMEVRLDAKVTNEKETRALGIEVGDFISFDPRTVVTETGFIKSRHLDDKVSAAILLNLLRIYMEEKIELPVTTHFAFSVFEEVGHGANSNIPAQVVEYLAVDMGAMGDDQQTDEYTVSICVKDASGPYHYDFRQHLVALAKEQDIPFKLDIYPFYGSDASAAMSAGAEVKHALLGAGIESSHSYERTHIDSVVATERMVDAYLKSALVD; via the coding sequence ATGAATCAAACAGTAGAATATATCAAAGAACTGACAGCTATTGCATCGCCAACGGGCTTCACTCGTGAGATTTCAGACTATTTAGTCAAGACTTTAGAAGCTTTTGGTTACCAGCCGGTTCGCACAGCCAAGGGTGGTGTCAATGTGACCATCAAAGGTCAAAATGATGAAGAGCATCGCTATGTGACTGCCCATGTGGATACGCTGGGGGCCATTGTCCGTGCTGTCAAACCAGACGGCCGTCTCAAACTGGATCGTATCGGTGGCTTTCCTTGGAACATGATTGAAGGTGAAAACTGTACCGTTCATGTGGCTAGCACAGGTGAAACAGTATCAGGAACCATCCTTATCCACCAAACATCTTGCCATGTCTATAAGGATGCAGGAACTGCAGAACGCACGCAGGACAATATGGAAGTGCGTTTGGATGCAAAAGTAACAAATGAAAAAGAAACTCGTGCCTTGGGGATTGAGGTCGGCGATTTTATCAGTTTTGATCCACGAACTGTCGTGACAGAGACAGGTTTTATCAAGTCTCGTCATTTGGACGATAAGGTCAGTGCAGCGATTTTGCTTAATCTGCTTCGTATTTATATGGAAGAGAAGATTGAGTTACCTGTAACAACCCATTTTGCTTTTTCAGTCTTTGAAGAAGTGGGGCATGGGGCTAATTCTAATATTCCTGCTCAGGTAGTAGAATATCTGGCTGTGGATATGGGAGCAATGGGAGATGACCAGCAAACAGACGAATATACAGTGTCTATCTGTGTCAAGGATGCTTCTGGACCTTATCACTATGACTTCCGTCAACATTTGGTGGCTTTGGCGAAAGAGCAAGATATTCCATTTAAGTTGGATATCTATCCATTTTATGGATCGGACGCTTCAGCGGCCATGTCCGCAGGGGCAGAGGTCAAACACGCCCTCCTTGGCGCGGGTATCGAGTCTAGTCATTCTTATGAGCGTACTCATATTGATTCAGTTGTCGCGACGGAGCGTATGGTTGATGCTTATCTTAAGAGCGCGTTGGTAGACTAA
- a CDS encoding nitroreductase family protein, with the protein MKFLELNKKRHATKHFTDKPVDPKDVRTAIEIATLAPSAHNSQPWKFVVVREKNAELAKLAYGSNYEQVSSAPVTIALFTDTDLAKRARKIARVGGANNFSEEQLQYFMKNLPAEFARYNEQQVSDYLALNAGLVAMNLVLALTDQGIGSNLILGFDKSKVNEVLEIEDRFRPELLITVGYTDEKLEPSYRLPVDEIIEKR; encoded by the coding sequence ATGAAATTTCTTGAATTAAACAAAAAACGTCATGCGACTAAGCATTTTACTGATAAGCCAGTTGATCCAAAAGATGTGCGTACGGCTATCGAAATTGCAACCTTGGCACCAAGTGCCCACAACAGCCAGCCTTGGAAATTTGTGGTGGTACGTGAGAAAAATGCCGAACTAGCAAAATTGGCTTACGGTTCAAACTATGAACAGGTATCATCAGCGCCTGTAACCATTGCCTTGTTTACAGACACAGATTTGGCTAAACGTGCTCGTAAGATTGCCCGAGTTGGTGGTGCTAATAACTTTTCTGAAGAGCAACTTCAATATTTTATGAAGAATTTACCTGCGGAATTTGCCCGTTACAATGAACAACAAGTCAGCGACTACTTAGCCCTCAATGCAGGTTTGGTTGCTATGAACTTGGTTCTGGCTCTTACAGACCAAGGAATCGGATCAAATTTGATCCTTGGATTTGACAAATCAAAAGTCAATGAGGTTTTGGAAATTGAAGACCGTTTCCGCCCAGAACTCTTGATTACAGTGGGTTATACAGACGAGAAATTGGAACCAAGCTACCGCTTGCCAGTAGATGAAATCATCGAGAAAAGATAG
- the brnQ gene encoding branched-chain amino acid transport system II carrier protein, protein MAKKGALTGLLLFGIFFGAGNLIFPPSLGALSGEHFLPAIAGFVFSGVGIAVLTLIIGTLNPKGYIYEISTKIAPWFATLYLSVLYLSIGPFFAIPRTATTAYEVGISPLLSDANKGLGLIVFTVLYFVAAYLISLNPSKILDRIGRILTPVFAILIVILVVLGAFKYGGTSPQAASAAYQASAFGTGFLEGYNTLDALASVAFSVIAVQTVKQLGFSSKKEYISTIWVVGIVVALAFSALYIGLGFLGNHFPVPAEAMKGGTPGVYILSQATQEIFGSTAQLFLAAMVTVTCFTTTVGLIVSTAEFFNERFPQISYKVYATAFTLIGFAIANLGLDAIIKYSIPVLVILYPITIAIVMIVIVNKFVALSKPGMQLTIAVVTAIAIASVLGSSFKVEFLANLVNALPFAKASLPWLVPAIVGILLSLVLPNKQESDVFEME, encoded by the coding sequence ATGGCTAAAAAAGGTGCCCTAACAGGTTTGCTCCTGTTTGGAATATTTTTTGGTGCGGGGAACTTGATTTTTCCGCCTTCTCTAGGTGCTCTATCTGGAGAACATTTTCTTCCTGCCATCGCAGGTTTTGTCTTTTCAGGCGTCGGTATCGCCGTCTTGACTCTGATTATTGGAACGTTAAATCCTAAAGGATATATCTACGAGATTTCAACAAAGATAGCGCCTTGGTTTGCGACTCTTTACCTCTCAGTTCTTTACTTGTCAATCGGTCCATTCTTTGCTATCCCACGTACAGCTACAACAGCTTACGAAGTAGGGATTAGCCCCCTTTTATCGGATGCAAATAAAGGTCTTGGTTTGATTGTCTTTACGGTTCTTTATTTTGTGGCAGCCTATTTGATTTCGCTTAATCCATCAAAAATCTTGGACCGTATCGGCCGTATTTTAACACCAGTCTTTGCGATTTTGATTGTTATCTTGGTTGTTCTGGGAGCTTTCAAATACGGTGGAACAAGTCCTCAAGCTGCTTCAGCTGCTTATCAAGCTTCTGCCTTTGGTACAGGTTTCCTAGAAGGTTACAATACCTTGGACGCCCTTGCTTCAGTTGCCTTTAGCGTAATCGCAGTTCAAACCGTGAAACAACTTGGCTTCTCAAGTAAGAAAGAATACATTTCGACTATTTGGGTGGTTGGTATCGTTGTTGCTCTTGCCTTCAGCGCTCTTTATATCGGTTTAGGTTTCCTTGGAAATCATTTCCCAGTACCAGCTGAAGCGATGAAAGGTGGAACACCTGGTGTTTACATCTTGTCACAAGCGACTCAAGAAATCTTTGGCTCAACAGCCCAACTCTTCCTTGCAGCTATGGTTACCGTAACCTGCTTCACAACAACAGTTGGTTTGATTGTGTCTACAGCTGAGTTCTTTAATGAGCGCTTCCCACAAATCAGCTACAAGGTTTATGCGACAGCCTTTACCTTGATTGGATTTGCTATTGCTAATTTAGGTCTTGATGCGATTATCAAGTACTCAATTCCAGTACTAGTTATCTTGTATCCAATCACGATTGCTATCGTTATGATTGTCATTGTCAACAAATTTGTTGCCCTTTCAAAACCAGGTATGCAGTTGACAATTGCTGTGGTTACAGCTATTGCCATTGCAAGCGTATTAGGAAGCTCGTTTAAGGTTGAGTTTCTTGCAAACCTTGTCAACGCTCTTCCTTTTGCCAAGGCATCACTCCCATGGTTAGTACCAGCCATTGTCGGAATCTTACTCTCATTGGTTCTACCAAACAAGCAAGAAAGCGATGTTTTTGAAATGGAATAA
- the uvrC gene encoding excinuclease ABC subunit UvrC, translating to MNNLIKSKLELLPTSPGCYIHKDKNGTIIYVGKAKNLRNRVRSYFRGSHDTKTEALVSEIVDFEFIVTESNIEALLLEINLIKENKPKYNIMLKDDKSYPFIKITNERYPRLIITRQVKKDGGLYFGPYPDVGAANEIKRLLDRIFPFRKCTNPPSKVCFYYHIGQCMAHTICKKDEAYFKSMAQEVSDFLKGQDDKIIDDLKGKMAAAAQTMEFERAAEYRDLIQAIGTLRTKQRVMAKDLQNRDVFGYYVDKGWMCVQVFFVRQGKLIERDVNLFPYYNDPDEDFLTYVGQFYQEKSHLVPNEILIPQDIDEEAVKALVDTKILKPKRGEKKQLVNLAIKNARVSLEQKFNLLEKSVEKTQGAIENLGRLLQIPTPVRIESFDNSNIMGTSPVSAMVVFVNGKPSKKDYRKYKIKTVVGPDDYASMREVIRRRYGRVQREGLTPPDLIVIDGGQGQVNIAKQVIQEELGLDIPIAGLQKNDKHQTHELLFGDPLEVVELSRNSQEFFLLQRIQDEVHRFAITFHRQLRSKNSFSSQLDGIDGLGPKRKQNLMKHFKSLTKIKEASVDEIVEVGVPRAVAEAVQRKLNPQEEEELAQVAEPFMIEWNDRDENKQ from the coding sequence ATGAATAACTTGATTAAATCAAAACTAGAGCTCTTGCCGACCAGCCCTGGTTGCTACATTCACAAGGATAAAAACGGCACCATTATCTATGTAGGAAAGGCCAAAAATCTGCGCAACCGTGTGAGGTCTTATTTCCGTGGGAGTCATGATACCAAGACAGAGGCCTTAGTGTCTGAAATTGTGGATTTTGAATTTATTGTTACGGAGTCTAATATTGAGGCACTTCTCCTAGAGATCAACTTGATCAAGGAAAACAAGCCCAAGTACAATATCATGCTCAAGGATGATAAGTCTTATCCTTTCATCAAAATCACCAATGAACGCTATCCTCGTTTGATTATCACCCGTCAGGTCAAAAAAGACGGAGGTCTCTACTTTGGACCCTATCCAGATGTGGGGGCAGCCAATGAAATCAAGCGACTGCTGGATCGGATTTTCCCTTTTCGTAAGTGCACCAATCCGCCCTCTAAGGTCTGTTTTTACTACCATATCGGTCAATGTATGGCCCATACCATCTGTAAGAAGGATGAGGCCTACTTCAAGTCTATGGCTCAGGAGGTTTCTGATTTTCTGAAAGGGCAAGATGACAAAATCATTGATGACCTAAAGGGCAAAATGGCAGCGGCAGCTCAGACGATGGAATTTGAACGTGCGGCGGAATACCGTGATCTGATTCAGGCCATTGGAACGCTTCGAACCAAGCAACGGGTTATGGCTAAGGATCTCCAAAATCGGGATGTCTTTGGCTACTATGTGGACAAGGGCTGGATGTGCGTCCAGGTCTTCTTTGTCCGTCAGGGCAAGCTCATTGAACGCGATGTCAATCTCTTTCCTTACTACAATGATCCAGATGAGGATTTCTTGACCTATGTGGGACAGTTTTATCAAGAAAAATCTCATCTAGTTCCCAATGAAATTTTGATTCCTCAGGATATTGATGAAGAAGCCGTTAAGGCCTTGGTGGATACCAAAATTCTCAAACCCAAACGCGGTGAGAAGAAACAACTGGTCAATTTAGCTATAAAGAATGCTCGAGTCAGCCTAGAGCAGAAATTCAACCTGCTAGAGAAATCTGTCGAGAAGACCCAAGGAGCTATTGAAAATCTAGGACGACTTCTACAAATTCCGACTCCAGTTCGCATCGAGTCCTTCGATAACTCTAATATCATGGGGACCAGTCCTGTTTCTGCCATGGTAGTTTTTGTCAATGGGAAACCTAGTAAGAAGGATTACCGTAAGTATAAAATCAAGACCGTAGTCGGGCCAGACGACTATGCTAGTATGCGAGAGGTCATTCGCAGACGCTATGGTCGAGTACAGCGTGAGGGTTTGACTCCTCCAGATTTGATTGTGATTGATGGGGGACAAGGTCAAGTCAATATTGCCAAGCAAGTCATCCAAGAGGAGCTGGGCTTGGATATTCCCATTGCAGGTTTGCAAAAGAATGATAAGCACCAAACCCATGAATTGCTTTTTGGAGATCCGCTTGAGGTGGTGGAGTTGTCTCGCAATTCTCAGGAATTTTTCCTCCTCCAACGCATTCAGGATGAGGTGCACCGCTTTGCCATTACTTTCCACCGCCAACTGCGCTCCAAAAATTCTTTTTCATCACAACTGGATGGAATTGACGGTCTGGGACCTAAACGCAAGCAGAATCTCATGAAGCATTTCAAGTCTCTAACCAAAATCAAGGAAGCCAGTGTGGATGAGATTGTCGAAGTTGGAGTGCCTAGAGCAGTAGCAGAAGCTGTGCAAAGAAAGTTGAACCCGCAGGAAGAAGAGGAATTAGCTCAAGTGGCGGAACCATTTATGATAGAATGGAATGATCGTGATGAAAATAAGCAATGA
- a CDS encoding uracil-DNA glycosylase family protein → MSQIERIKQAIMSDPQNVSYTERGIEPLFAAPKTARINIIGQAPGLKTQEAGLYWKDKSGDRLRDWLGVDEDTFYNSGYFAVLPMDFYFPGHGKSGDLPPRTGFAEKWHPQLLQELPDIQLTLLIGQYAQAYYLQEKVSGKVTERVKHYQNYLPTYFPLVHPSPRNQIWMAKNPWFESEVVPDLKKRIKTIL, encoded by the coding sequence ATGTCTCAAATTGAAAGAATCAAGCAGGCTATTATGTCAGATCCACAAAATGTCAGCTATACAGAGCGTGGCATTGAGCCTCTCTTTGCAGCGCCAAAGACTGCTCGCATCAATATCATCGGTCAGGCACCTGGACTTAAAACCCAAGAAGCAGGCCTTTACTGGAAAGATAAGAGTGGTGATCGTTTGCGGGACTGGCTAGGTGTGGATGAAGATACCTTTTACAATTCAGGATATTTTGCTGTTTTGCCTATGGATTTCTACTTTCCAGGGCATGGCAAGTCAGGTGATCTGCCACCGAGAACTGGCTTTGCAGAAAAATGGCATCCACAGCTCTTGCAAGAATTACCAGATATTCAATTGACCCTCTTGATTGGGCAATATGCCCAGGCCTACTATTTACAGGAGAAAGTCAGTGGCAAGGTGACAGAACGGGTAAAACACTACCAGAACTACTTGCCAACCTATTTTCCACTAGTTCATCCCTCACCGCGAAATCAAATCTGGATGGCTAAAAATCCTTGGTTTGAATCAGAAGTAGTGCCGGATTTGAAAAAAAGAATTAAAACTATTTTATAG
- the murN gene encoding peptidoglycan bridge formation alanyltransferase MurN, whose amino-acid sequence MALITLTKEEFQAYSDQVSSRSFMQSVQMGDLLEKRGARIVYLALKQEGEIQVAALVYSLPMLGGLHMELNSGPIYTQQDALPVFYAELKEYAKQNGVLELLVKPYETYQTFDSQGNPIDAEKKTIIQDLTDLGFQFDGLMTGYPGGEPDWLYYKDLTELTEKNLLKSFSKKGKPLVKKAETFGIRLKKLKREELSIFKNITKETSERREYSDKSLEYYEYFYDAFGEQAEFLVATLNFSDYMSKLQGEQSKLEEIVDKLRLDLSKNPHSEKKQNQLREYSSQFETFEVRKAEARDLIEKYGEEDIVLAGSLFVYMPQETTYLFSGSYTEFNKFYAPALLQKYIMLESIKRGIPKYNFLGIQGIFDGSDGVLRFKQNFNGYIVRKAGTFRYHPSPLKYKAIQLFKKILGR is encoded by the coding sequence ATGGCACTAATTACACTCACAAAAGAAGAGTTTCAGGCTTATTCTGATCAGGTTTCTTCTCGTTCCTTTATGCAATCTGTCCAGATGGGGGACTTGTTAGAAAAAAGAGGGGCTCGAATTGTTTATCTTGCTTTGAAACAAGAAGGAGAAATTCAAGTTGCAGCCCTGGTTTATAGCTTGCCCATGCTGGGTGGTCTGCATATGGAGCTCAATTCGGGGCCGATTTATACCCAACAAGATGCTCTTCCAGTTTTTTATGCGGAGTTAAAAGAATATGCCAAGCAAAATGGTGTATTAGAGTTGCTTGTAAAACCTTATGAAACTTATCAAACTTTTGATAGCCAAGGTAATCCAATAGATGCTGAGAAAAAAACTATTATTCAAGATTTGACTGATTTAGGTTTTCAATTTGATGGTTTGATGACAGGGTATCCAGGTGGAGAACCAGATTGGTTATATTATAAGGATTTGACTGAATTAACTGAAAAGAATTTGCTTAAAAGTTTTAGTAAAAAAGGAAAACCTTTGGTGAAAAAGGCTGAAACCTTTGGTATTCGTTTGAAAAAGTTAAAACGTGAAGAGCTATCGATTTTTAAGAATATAACAAAAGAAACCTCTGAACGTAGAGAATATAGTGATAAAAGTTTAGAATACTATGAGTATTTTTATGATGCTTTTGGAGAACAAGCTGAGTTTCTCGTAGCAACCTTGAATTTTTCGGACTATATGAGTAAATTACAAGGTGAGCAAAGTAAACTAGAAGAAATAGTGGACAAGTTACGACTTGATTTGAGTAAAAATCCTCATTCTGAGAAAAAACAAAATCAACTGAGAGAATATTCTAGTCAATTTGAAACGTTTGAAGTTCGAAAAGCAGAAGCGAGAGACTTGATTGAAAAATATGGAGAAGAAGATATAGTTTTAGCCGGGAGTTTATTTGTCTATATGCCTCAGGAAACGACTTACCTCTTTAGTGGTTCCTACACTGAGTTTAATAAATTCTATGCCCCTGCACTGCTTCAAAAATATATTATGTTGGAAAGCATAAAACGTGGAATACCTAAATACAACTTCCTAGGTATTCAAGGGATTTTTGATGGAAGTGATGGTGTTTTGCGTTTTAAACAAAATTTTAATGGCTATATTGTACGCAAAGCAGGTACTTTCCGTTATCATCCATCGCCTTTAAAATACAAAGCTATCCAGTTATTCAAAAAAATATTAGGACGTTAA
- a CDS encoding M57 family metalloprotease encodes MRWIFRLIGAFFSFVWRLFWRLVWIVVLLCALAFGLLWYLNGDLQGALKQAEWSVKIGQQSIDQWEKTGQLPKLNQTDSHQHSEGRWPQASARIYLDPQMDSRFQEAYLEAIQNWNQTGAFNFEIVTESSRADIMATEMNDGGTPVAGEAESQTNLLTGQFLSVTVRLNHYYLSNPNYGYTYDRILHTAEHELGHAIGLEHTNEVSVMQPAGSYYGIQAEDVANLRKIYETSE; translated from the coding sequence ATGCGCTGGATTTTTCGTTTGATAGGGGCTTTCTTTTCTTTTGTGTGGCGTTTGTTTTGGCGCCTGGTTTGGATAGTTGTACTTTTATGTGCTCTTGCTTTTGGACTTCTCTGGTATCTAAACGGGGATTTGCAAGGAGCGCTAAAGCAAGCAGAGTGGTCAGTCAAGATTGGTCAACAAAGTATCGACCAATGGGAAAAAACAGGGCAACTGCCTAAGTTGAACCAGACAGATAGTCACCAACACTCTGAAGGAAGGTGGCCGCAGGCTTCTGCTCGTATTTACCTGGATCCCCAGATGGATTCACGTTTTCAAGAGGCCTATTTAGAAGCGATTCAGAATTGGAATCAAACGGGTGCTTTTAACTTTGAAATCGTGACTGAGTCCAGCAGGGCAGATATCATGGCTACGGAGATGAATGATGGAGGCACTCCTGTGGCAGGAGAGGCGGAAAGTCAGACCAATCTCTTAACGGGGCAATTCTTGTCTGTAACAGTTCGCTTGAATCATTATTATTTATCCAATCCAAACTATGGTTATACCTATGATCGCATCCTGCATACGGCAGAGCATGAGTTAGGACATGCCATTGGTTTGGAGCATACGAATGAAGTGTCAGTCATGCAGCCAGCAGGTTCTTATTATGGTATTCAGGCAGAGGATGTTGCAAATCTCCGAAAAATATATGAGACTAGTGAGTAG
- a CDS encoding HIT family protein, translating into MCLICQRIELIKKGENPYFVKELETGYLVIGDHQYFAGYSLFLAKEHVTELHHLKKETRLRFLEEMSVVQEAVAKAFAAEKMNIELLGNGDAHLHWHLFPRRRGDMNGHGLNGRGPVWWVPFEEMTAETYQAKTDEIKQLVKRLSSEVDKLLEIKE; encoded by the coding sequence ATGTGCCTTATTTGCCAGAGAATTGAGCTCATCAAGAAGGGAGAAAATCCCTATTTTGTCAAAGAGTTGGAAACAGGCTATCTTGTGATCGGTGACCACCAGTATTTTGCAGGCTATAGTCTCTTTCTAGCCAAGGAACATGTCACCGAATTGCACCATTTGAAAAAGGAGACAAGACTCCGTTTTCTAGAGGAAATGAGTGTGGTCCAAGAGGCGGTTGCTAAGGCCTTTGCTGCTGAGAAAATGAATATCGAACTGCTAGGAAATGGCGATGCCCATCTTCATTGGCATCTGTTTCCTAGACGAAGAGGTGACATGAATGGTCACGGTCTCAATGGACGTGGTCCAGTATGGTGGGTTCCATTTGAAGAAATGACAGCAGAGACCTACCAAGCAAAAACGGATGAGATTAAACAATTAGTCAAACGTTTATCGTCAGAAGTAGATAAACTATTAGAAATAAAGGAGTAG
- the pepV gene encoding dipeptidase PepV has protein sequence MTAIDFTAEVEKRKEDLLADLFSLLEINSERDDSKVDAQHPFGPGPVKALEKFLEIADRDGYPTKNVDNYAGHFEFGDGEEVLGIFAHMDVVPAGSGWDTDPYTPTIKDGRLYARGASDDKGPTTACYYGLKIIKELGLPTSKKVRFIVGTDEESGWADMDYYFEHVGLAKPDFGFSPDAEFPIINGEKGNITEYLHFAGENTGAARLHSFTGGLRENMVPESATAVVSGDLADLQAKLDAFVAEHKLRGEIQEEAGQYKVTIIGKSAHGAMPASGVNGATYLALFLSQFDFAGPAKDYLDIAGKILLNDHEGENLKIAHVDEKMGALSMNAGVFRFDETSADNTIALNIRYPKGTSPEQIKSILENLPVASVSLSEHGHTPHYVPMEDPLVQTLLNVYEKQTGLKGHEQVIGGGTFGRLLERGVAYGAMFPDSIDTMHQANEFIALDDLFRAAAIYAEAIYELIK, from the coding sequence ATGACAGCAATTGATTTTACAGCAGAAGTAGAAAAACGCAAAGAAGACCTCTTGGCTGACTTGTTTAGCCTTTTGGAAATCAACTCTGAACGTGATGACAGCAAGGTTGATGCCCAGCATCCATTTGGACCTGGGCCGGTAAAAGCCTTGGAGAAATTCCTTGAAATCGCAGACCGCGATGGATATCCAACTAAGAATGTTGATAACTACGCAGGACATTTTGAGTTTGGTGATGGAGAAGAAGTTCTCGGAATCTTTGCCCACATGGACGTAGTGCCTGCTGGTAGCGGTTGGGACACAGACCCTTACACACCAACTATCAAAGATGGTCGCCTTTATGCGCGTGGGGCTTCTGACGATAAGGGTCCTACAACAGCTTGTTACTATGGTTTGAAAATCATCAAAGAATTGGGTCTTCCAACTTCTAAGAAAGTTCGTTTCATCGTCGGAACTGATGAAGAATCAGGCTGGGCAGACATGGACTACTACTTTGAGCATGTAGGTCTTGCCAAACCAGATTTCGGTTTCTCTCCTGATGCTGAGTTCCCTATCATCAATGGTGAAAAAGGAAATATCACGGAATACCTCCACTTTGCAGGAGAAAATACAGGTGCAGCCCGTCTTCACAGCTTTACAGGTGGTTTGCGTGAAAATATGGTACCTGAATCAGCAACAGCAGTCGTTTCAGGTGATTTGGCTGACTTGCAAGCTAAACTAGACGCCTTTGTTGCAGAACACAAACTCAGAGGAGAAATTCAAGAAGAAGCTGGCCAATACAAGGTGACGATCATTGGTAAATCAGCCCACGGTGCTATGCCTGCTTCAGGTGTTAATGGTGCGACTTACCTAGCCCTCTTCCTTAGCCAGTTTGACTTTGCTGGTCCAGCCAAAGACTACCTTGACATCGCTGGTAAAATTCTCTTGAACGACCATGAGGGTGAAAATCTCAAGATTGCTCATGTGGATGAAAAGATGGGGGCCCTTTCTATGAATGCAGGCGTCTTCCGCTTTGATGAAACAAGCGCTGATAATACCATTGCCCTTAATATCCGCTATCCAAAAGGAACAAGTCCAGAACAAATCAAGTCAATCCTTGAAAACTTGCCAGTTGCTTCTGTTAGCCTTTCTGAGCACGGTCACACGCCTCACTATGTGCCAATGGAAGATCCACTTGTGCAAACCTTGTTGAATGTTTATGAAAAACAAACTGGTCTTAAAGGTCACGAGCAAGTTATCGGTGGTGGAACCTTTGGTCGTTTGCTAGAACGCGGTGTTGCCTACGGTGCTATGTTCCCAGACTCAATTGACACCATGCACCAAGCTAATGAATTTATCGCCTTGGATGATCTCTTCCGAGCAGCAGCAATCTATGCCGAAGCTATTTATGAATTGATCAAATAA
- the ldcB gene encoding LD-carboxypeptidase LdcB/DacB — MKKRYLILTALLALSLAACSQEKAKNEDGSAKTEQTAKADGTVGSKSQGAAQKKAEVVNKGDYYSIQGKYDEIIVANKHYPLSKDYNPGENPTAKAELVKLIKAMQEAGFPISDQYSGFRSYETQTKLYQDYVNQDGKAAADRYSARPGYSEHQTGLAFDVISTNGELVTEEKAAQWLLDHAADYGFVVRYLKGKEKETGYMAEEWHLRYVGKEAKEIAESGLSLEEYYGFEGGDYVD, encoded by the coding sequence ATGAAAAAAAGATACCTTATCTTGACAGCCTTGCTAGCCTTGAGTCTAGCAGCTTGTTCACAAGAAAAAGCAAAAAATGAAGATGGCTCAGCTAAGACAGAGCAAACTGCTAAAGCTGATGGAACAGTTGGAAGTAAGTCTCAAGGAGCTGCCCAGAAAAAAGCAGAAGTGGTTAACAAAGGAGACTACTACAGCATCCAAGGGAAATACGATGAAATCATCGTAGCAAATAAACATTATCCCTTGTCTAAAGACTATAATCCAGGGGAAAATCCAACAGCCAAGGCAGAGTTGGTCAAACTTATCAAAGCAATGCAAGAGGCAGGTTTCCCGATTAGCGATCAGTACAGTGGTTTTAGAAGTTATGAAACTCAGACCAAGCTCTATCAAGATTATGTCAACCAAGATGGGAAGGCAGCAGCTGACCGTTACTCTGCCCGTCCTGGCTATAGCGAACACCAAACAGGTTTGGCCTTTGATGTGATTAGCACAAATGGAGAATTGGTGACAGAAGAAAAAGCGGCTCAATGGCTTTTGGACCATGCGGCTGATTATGGCTTTGTTGTCCGTTATCTCAAAGGTAAGGAAAAAGAAACCGGCTATATGGCTGAAGAATGGCACCTTCGTTATGTCGGAAAAGAAGCCAAAGAAATTGCAGAGAGTGGTCTCAGTTTGGAAGAATACTATGGATTTGAAGGCGGAGATTACGTCGATTAA